A genomic segment from Helicobacter sp. NHP19-012 encodes:
- a CDS encoding DUF2130 domain-containing protein translates to MQTLICPHCSKPIDANDALLAPLREQFKKEVEDKRHEYKQAFKRLEEQQEAFDKKMQEGINQALQEQKARLEAEASAQMAQERAKMRADIKAQMQAEQQNALRAMEQELQEKSKQLQELHALQAKNARLEREKEEIRTKIEAESALSLTAQLEEEKAKLQAFFEVQFTQLKEENRKLKEGISQVNKRAELTSQQLQGEAQELAIEAYLKAQFPKDTIAEVPKGQKGADCLQRVHNERGVCCGVVCYESKRTKNFNHEWIAKLKANMLEVGADVGVLVSEAMPKDLERMGLVEGVWVCSFQEFKGLSVALREMVVRVHGAYKSQENKADKMHYLYDYLTSQEFSQHVQGLVESFVALQRDLEDEKRAMERLWSKREKQIKKILSHVNKSYGSLEGIAGLDMPAMPALQLPAEG, encoded by the coding sequence ATGCAAACCCTCATTTGCCCCCACTGCTCTAAACCCATTGACGCTAATGATGCGCTCTTAGCCCCCTTAAGGGAGCAGTTTAAAAAGGAGGTGGAAGACAAACGCCACGAATATAAGCAGGCATTTAAAAGACTTGAAGAGCAACAAGAAGCCTTTGATAAGAAGATGCAAGAGGGCATTAACCAAGCTTTGCAGGAGCAAAAAGCTCGACTAGAGGCTGAGGCAAGTGCCCAAATGGCACAAGAGAGGGCAAAAATGCGAGCGGACATTAAAGCCCAAATGCAAGCCGAACAGCAAAACGCCTTAAGGGCAATGGAGCAAGAGTTGCAAGAAAAATCTAAGCAACTGCAAGAATTGCACGCCCTGCAAGCCAAGAACGCTAGACTAGAGAGAGAAAAAGAGGAAATTAGAACAAAAATCGAGGCAGAAAGTGCCTTGAGTCTAACCGCCCAGCTAGAGGAGGAGAAGGCGAAACTACAGGCTTTCTTTGAGGTGCAATTCACGCAGTTAAAGGAGGAGAACCGCAAGCTCAAAGAGGGGATCAGCCAAGTGAATAAGCGGGCGGAACTCACCTCCCAGCAACTGCAAGGCGAGGCACAAGAATTAGCCATTGAGGCGTATTTGAAAGCCCAGTTCCCTAAAGACACCATTGCCGAAGTGCCAAAGGGGCAGAAGGGGGCGGATTGCTTGCAGAGGGTGCATAATGAGAGGGGGGTGTGCTGTGGGGTGGTGTGCTATGAGAGCAAGCGGACTAAGAATTTTAACCACGAGTGGATCGCCAAGCTCAAGGCGAATATGCTGGAGGTGGGGGCAGATGTGGGGGTGTTGGTGAGCGAGGCGATGCCTAAGGATTTGGAGCGTATGGGCTTGGTGGAGGGGGTGTGGGTGTGTAGCTTTCAGGAGTTTAAGGGGCTGAGTGTGGCTTTAAGGGAGATGGTGGTACGGGTGCATGGGGCGTATAAGAGCCAAGAGAATAAGGCGGATAAAATGCACTATCTTTATGACTATCTCACTAGCCAAGAGTTTAGCCAGCATGTGCAGGGCTTGGTGGAGAGCTTTGTCGCCTTGCAAAGGGATTTAGAGGATGAAAAGCGGGCGATGGAGAGGCTTTGGAGCAAAAGGGAGAAGCAGATTAAAAAAATCTTATCCCATGTCAATAAAAGCTACGGCTCTTTAGAGGGCATTGCTGGACTGGACATGCCAGCAATGCCGGCGTTGCAACTACCGGCTGAGGGGTAG
- the queF gene encoding preQ(1) synthase, giving the protein MPNYDLHHLGAKTPYIDKYDPTLLEAFANPHPSLDIFTRLVSAEFTSLCPITAQPDFATIYINYIANLKMVESKSLKLYLFSFRNEGMFGEDCVGKILNDLVALLQPKYLEVLAKFTKRGSIALEPFVNYAAPDYADLKRQRLGRY; this is encoded by the coding sequence ATGCCTAATTACGACCTACACCACTTGGGGGCTAAAACCCCCTACATTGACAAATACGACCCCACCCTATTAGAGGCCTTTGCCAACCCCCACCCAAGCCTAGACATTTTCACCCGCTTAGTGAGCGCGGAATTTACCAGCCTCTGTCCCATCACCGCCCAGCCCGACTTCGCCACCATTTACATTAACTACATTGCTAACTTAAAAATGGTGGAGAGTAAGTCCTTAAAACTCTACCTCTTCAGCTTCCGCAATGAGGGGATGTTTGGGGAGGATTGCGTGGGTAAAATCTTAAACGACCTAGTCGCCTTACTTCAGCCCAAATATTTAGAGGTGTTAGCCAAGTTCACCAAGAGGGGCAGCATTGCCCTAGAGCCCTTTGTCAACTATGCCGCCCCCGACTACGCGGATTTAAAAAGGCAGAGATTAGGAAGATATTAG
- a CDS encoding RNA-binding S4 domain-containing protein, whose translation MRIDKFLNATNITKRRAIALDMLNEGVVALNGLKVKPSKEVKVGDIIAITYLEQTKRYEVLAIPTLKTIPKAQSHLYIKILD comes from the coding sequence ATGCGTATTGATAAATTTTTAAACGCCACCAACATCACCAAAAGGCGCGCCATTGCGCTGGACATGCTAAATGAGGGCGTGGTTGCCTTAAATGGGCTCAAAGTCAAGCCGAGCAAAGAGGTGAAGGTCGGGGACATCATCGCCATCACCTACTTAGAGCAAACCAAACGCTACGAGGTTTTGGCGATCCCCACGCTCAAAACCATCCCCAAAGCTCAAAGCCATCTATACATTAAAATTTTGGATTAA
- a CDS encoding DUF3943 domain-containing protein: MLSRYFFQKGLAFVPNHRLRYLSLSVACLGIAFVIGIIGLYLMPESVTHWTKQKFGLMSWLENVHLGPVFDNDLFIFNWVLHPYFGAIYFMQARVAGYKFFTGVLFTALVSTFFWEYGLEAFVEIPSIQDLICTPTLGPLVGEVFYRISQRLQRSNKLPKFFVGCALFFLDFIGFSIQKLGFARACGICNKNAVYQQDTPKC; encoded by the coding sequence TTGTTATCCCGTTATTTCTTTCAAAAAGGTTTAGCCTTTGTGCCTAACCACCGCCTGCGCTATTTAAGTTTGAGTGTGGCGTGCTTGGGGATCGCCTTCGTGATAGGCATCATTGGGCTGTATTTAATGCCAGAGAGCGTAACGCATTGGACGAAGCAAAAATTCGGGCTGATGAGTTGGCTTGAGAATGTCCATTTAGGCCCTGTGTTTGACAACGATCTCTTCATTTTTAATTGGGTCTTGCACCCCTATTTTGGGGCGATTTATTTCATGCAAGCCCGTGTGGCGGGGTATAAGTTTTTTACGGGGGTGTTGTTCACGGCGTTGGTGTCGACCTTTTTTTGGGAGTATGGACTAGAGGCGTTTGTCGAAATCCCCAGCATCCAAGACTTGATCTGCACCCCCACCCTAGGCCCGCTCGTAGGCGAGGTGTTCTACCGCATCAGCCAGAGGCTACAAAGGTCCAACAAACTGCCTAAGTTTTTCGTGGGCTGTGCGCTCTTTTTCTTAGATTTCATCGGCTTTAGCATCCAAAAACTCGGCTTTGCTAGAGCTTGTGGGATATGCAATAAAAACGCCGTTTACCAACAAGACACCCCAAAATGCTAA
- the ribA gene encoding GTP cyclohydrolase II, whose product MQFQVSNQAKLPTPFGDFCLQSFKEQRGALELDHLVVFTKDLGDLPLVRVHSECLTGDVFSSQKCDCGGELKMALERISKEGGMLIYLRQEGRGIGLFNKINAYALQDQGYDTIEANEAIGFKDDERDYTIVKHIFTHYGISKIRLLTNNPKKIEALEAFVEVERCSILVPSNCHNHAYLQTKKLKMGHLL is encoded by the coding sequence ATGCAATTTCAAGTTTCTAACCAAGCCAAGTTGCCCACCCCCTTTGGCGACTTCTGCTTACAATCCTTTAAAGAACAACGGGGGGCGTTGGAGTTAGACCATTTGGTGGTTTTCACTAAAGATTTGGGCGATCTGCCCTTAGTGAGGGTGCACTCAGAGTGCCTCACCGGCGATGTGTTTAGCTCGCAAAAATGCGACTGCGGGGGGGAGTTGAAAATGGCACTCGAGCGCATCAGCAAAGAGGGGGGGATGCTCATTTACCTACGCCAAGAGGGGCGGGGCATTGGGCTGTTTAACAAAATCAACGCCTACGCTTTGCAGGATCAAGGTTATGACACCATCGAGGCGAACGAGGCGATCGGCTTTAAAGATGATGAGCGTGACTACACGATCGTAAAACATATTTTCACGCACTACGGCATTAGTAAAATCCGCCTACTCACCAACAACCCCAAGAAAATAGAAGCCCTTGAGGCGTTTGTAGAGGTCGAGCGTTGCAGCATTTTAGTGCCCAGCAACTGCCACAACCACGCTTACCTACAGACTAAGAAGCTCAAAATGGGGCATTTGCTCTAA